CGCCGGTCGCCGGGGGCGGGCCTGCGCTCGGCGAGGTCGAGGCGCTGGAGGTCGTCGACGAGGCTGACGATGGCGCTCGGGTCGTAGCCGAGGCGGTCGCTCAGCTCCCGCTGCAGCGCGCCTTCGACGCCTGCCAGGTAGCGCAGGACCGCGTAGTGCCGCAGCCGGAGTCCCGACCGGGCGAGGCGGGCGTTGAAGAGCTGTCCCGAGCGCTGGCCGAGGCGGTAGAGGAGATATCCCGTGTCGGTGTGGAGACCGCGCATCCAGGGCGGATCGGCCTGGTCCGCCTGCGGCTTCGTGGTGGGCTGGGTGGCGATGACGGGCTCCTCGGGCTGCTGACCGGCTGGGTGTCGAGGCTCCCAGCATGGATCAGATCCAGGCCGGAGACAACTATTGACGTCGACAATGATTGCTCTTAGCTTCGATTTGCACCGCACAGCAGCCCGCCGTTGAAGGGACATCTCGTCGTGCCCAGTTCCACCGATGCCACCGCCGCCATCGATCTGACCGGGAAAGTTGCCGTGGTCACCGGCAGCGGACGCGGCCTCGGACTCGCCTACGCCACCGCTCTCGCCCGGGCAGGGGCCGCCGTCGTGATCAACGACCTGGACGGCGACACCGCCGGGCAGGCCGCCAAGTCCCTGGTCGAGGCGGGCCACCGGGCCGTCGCTGAGCCGGGCGCGGTCGGCACCGCCGAGGTCGCGGACCGCCTGGTCGCCCGGGCCGTTTCCGAGTTCGGGCGGATCGACGTCATGGTCACCAACGCGGGCATCCTGCGCGACCGGGTGCTCTGGAAGATGACCGACGACGACTTCGATGCGGTGATCACCACCCACCTCAGGGGCACGTTCACCTGCGCCCGGGCGGCGGCCGTCGCGATGCGCGAGCAGGGCGGGGGCGGCAGCCTGGTCCTCGTCGGCTCCCCCGCCGGACAGCGCGGAAACTTCGGGCAGACCAACTACGCCGCGGCGAAGGCCGGAATCGCCGCCATGGCACGGACCTGGTCCATGGAGCTGGGCCGCGCGGGCATCACCGTCAATGCGATCGTGCCGGTCGCCGCGACCGCCATGACCGAGACCATTCCGGCCTTCGCGCCGTACGTGGAGGCCATGCGCCGCGGCGAGCCGCTGCCCGCGTTCCTGCGCGCCGGCGAGGGGTTCGGCACCGCCGAGGACTGTGCGGCGCTCGTCCCCTTCCTCGCCTCGGACGCCGCCAGGGACATCACCGGCCAGTGCATCGGCATCGGCGGGGACCGGCTCACGCTCTGGTCGCACCCGCAGGAGACGGCAGCCGCGTACGCCGACGGGGGCTGGAGCCCGCAGACCATCGCCGACGCGTGGCACACCTCGGTCGGCGCGGCGCCGCAGAGCGTCGGCATCCCCGCGCCGCGCATCCCGGAGGCGTGAGCATGGCCATGGACATCAGCGAGCTGGTCGCCATCGACGTACACACCCATGCCGAGGTCTCCTCGCGCGGGCATTCCTCCCTCTCCGGGGATCTGGAGCATGCGGCCGACACCTACTTCGGGGTCGGCGCGCAGCGCAGGCCGACGCTGGAGGAGATGGCGGCGTACTACCGCGAGCGGAAGATGGCCGCCGTCGTCTTCACCGTGGACGCCGAGTCCGCGACGGGCACCGAGCCGGTGCCCAACGAGGAGGTCGCCGAGGCCGCGGCCGCCCACCCCGACGTCCTGATCCCCTTCGCCTCCATCGACCCCTTCCGGGGGAAGGCCGGGGTGCGGCAGGCGCGCCGGCTGGTGGAGGAGTACGGGGTCAGGGGCTTCAAGTTCCACCCCAGCGTGCAGGGCTTCTTCCCCAACGACCGTATGGCGTACGGCCTTTACGAGGCCATCGAGGAACTGGGCGCCATCTCCCTCTTCCACACCGGCCAGACCGGCATCGGCGCGGGCGTCCCCGGCGGCGGGGGCATCCGGCTCAAGTACTCCAACCCGCTGCACGTCGACGACGTGGCCGCGGACTTCCCGACGATGAAGATCATCCTGGCGCATCCGTCCTTCCCCTGGCAGGACGAGGCCCTCGCGGTCGCCACCCACAAGCCCGGCGTCCACATCGACCTCTCCGGCTGGTCGCCGAAGTACTTCCCGCCGCAGCTGGTGCAGTACGCCAACACCCTGCTCAAGGACAAGGTCATGTTCGGCTCGGACTTCCCGCTGCTGACCCCGGACCGCTGGCTGGCCGACTTCGACAAGCTCCAGATCAAGGACGAGGTCCGGCCGAAGATCCTCAAGGAGAACGCCGCCCGGCTCCTCGGTCTCACCCCCTCCCAGTGAAGGGCTCCACCGATGCGCAATGAGGGACTGGGGTCGTGGCCCGCACGCCGGGCCCGCAAGACCCCGCACCGCACCGCCCTGATCCACCACGGCAGTTCGGTCACGTACGCCGGCCTGTACGAGCGCACGACCCGCCTCGCCCACGCCCTGCGCGCCCAGGGCGTGCGGCGCGGCGACCGGGTGGCCCATCTCGGACCCAACCACCCGGCGTTCCTGGAGTCGCTGTTCGCCACCGGGATGCTGGGAGCGGTCTTCGTGCCGCTGAACATCCGGCTCACCGCACCCGAACTCGCCTACCAGATAAGGGACTCGGGGGCGGCGACGCTGCTGCACTCCCCCGCGTACACGGAGATCGCGAAGGATCTTCCCGTACGGAACCGGATCGTCACCTCCACCGCCGGCTACGAGGAACTGCTGGCCGCACAGGACCGGCAGCCCCTTGACGAGCAGGTGTCGCCCGACGATCTCTGCATCATCATGTACACCTCCGGCACCACGGGCCGCCCCAAGGGCGCGATGCTCACCCACGCCAATCTCACCTGGAACGCCGTCAACGTCCTGGTGGACCACGATCTGACGTCCGACGAACGGGCCCTGGTCTCGGCACCTCTCTTCCACACCGCCGGCCTCAACATGCTGGCCCTGCCCGTCCTGCTCAAGGGCGGCACCTGCGTCCTGACGGAGACCTTCGACCCCGGCGAGTCGCTCGGTCTCGTCGAGCGCCACCGGATCACCTTCATGTTCGGGGTGCCCGCCATGTACGCGCGGATCGCCGCGCACCCCGACTGGCCGGGCGCCGACCTCTCCTCGCTGCACCTGCTGACCTGCGGCGGCTCCCCCGTGCCCACCCCGCTGATCGAGACGTAC
The sequence above is drawn from the Streptomyces sp. NBC_01465 genome and encodes:
- a CDS encoding MarR family winged helix-turn-helix transcriptional regulator, with protein sequence MRGLHTDTGYLLYRLGQRSGQLFNARLARSGLRLRHYAVLRYLAGVEGALQRELSDRLGYDPSAIVSLVDDLQRLDLAERRPAPGDRRSRIVVLTEDGAEFLRSTESSGDEVTDELLGPLDAAERAALHGLLLRVAEPDGRP
- a CDS encoding SDR family NAD(P)-dependent oxidoreductase, which codes for MPSSTDATAAIDLTGKVAVVTGSGRGLGLAYATALARAGAAVVINDLDGDTAGQAAKSLVEAGHRAVAEPGAVGTAEVADRLVARAVSEFGRIDVMVTNAGILRDRVLWKMTDDDFDAVITTHLRGTFTCARAAAVAMREQGGGGSLVLVGSPAGQRGNFGQTNYAAAKAGIAAMARTWSMELGRAGITVNAIVPVAATAMTETIPAFAPYVEAMRRGEPLPAFLRAGEGFGTAEDCAALVPFLASDAARDITGQCIGIGGDRLTLWSHPQETAAAYADGGWSPQTIADAWHTSVGAAPQSVGIPAPRIPEA
- a CDS encoding amidohydrolase family protein; amino-acid sequence: MDISELVAIDVHTHAEVSSRGHSSLSGDLEHAADTYFGVGAQRRPTLEEMAAYYRERKMAAVVFTVDAESATGTEPVPNEEVAEAAAAHPDVLIPFASIDPFRGKAGVRQARRLVEEYGVRGFKFHPSVQGFFPNDRMAYGLYEAIEELGAISLFHTGQTGIGAGVPGGGGIRLKYSNPLHVDDVAADFPTMKIILAHPSFPWQDEALAVATHKPGVHIDLSGWSPKYFPPQLVQYANTLLKDKVMFGSDFPLLTPDRWLADFDKLQIKDEVRPKILKENAARLLGLTPSQ
- a CDS encoding acyl-CoA synthetase, coding for MRNEGLGSWPARRARKTPHRTALIHHGSSVTYAGLYERTTRLAHALRAQGVRRGDRVAHLGPNHPAFLESLFATGMLGAVFVPLNIRLTAPELAYQIRDSGAATLLHSPAYTEIAKDLPVRNRIVTSTAGYEELLAAQDRQPLDEQVSPDDLCIIMYTSGTTGRPKGAMLTHANLTWNAVNVLVDHDLTSDERALVSAPLFHTAGLNMLALPVLLKGGTCVLTETFDPGESLGLVERHRITFMFGVPAMYARIAAHPDWPGADLSSLHLLTCGGSPVPTPLIETYQKRGLTFLQGYGMTEASPGVLFLDAEHAVSKAGSAGVPHFFSDTRVVGPDLRDAAPGESGEVLVRGPHVMGGYWELPEESAAAFSDGWFRTGDVARVDEDGYVTVVDRLKDMIISGGENIYPAEVESALLAHPAVAECAVIGVPDDRWGEVGRAVIVAVDGTAPDPEQVLASLAGRLAPYKIPKSLVVAAELPRTASGKLRKDRLRTRYGSL